A single region of the Betta splendens chromosome 12, fBetSpl5.4, whole genome shotgun sequence genome encodes:
- the atp8b5b gene encoding phospholipid-transporting ATPase ID → MGSAASYVGRLCGSEKKQEEERRLRANDRPSNLSYRYANNAIRTSKYNIFTFLPLNLFEQFRRLANAYFLFLFILQLIPQISSLSWFTTAVPLVLVLSITAVKDASDDINRHKSDKQVNNRKVDVLIDGDLRNEKWMNVQVGDIIKLENNEFVTADLLLLSSSEPLNLVYVETAELDGETNLKVKQALTVTGAMGDDVRALAAFAGEVRCEPPNNRLDKFKGTLTVDGQTFALDNDKVLLRGCTLRNTEWCFGLVVFGGPDTKLMQNSGRTTFKRTSIDHLMNVLVLCIFGFLAAMCGVLAVGNALWEVRDGSVFTAFLPRESGAGATFSAFLTFWSYVIVLNTVVPISLYVSVEIIRLGNSFFIDWDRKMYYPRNDTPAQARTTTLNEELGQIKYIFSDKTGTLTQNIMTFNKCSINGKPYGELFDFSGQRVEITEKTERVDFSWNQMADPKFIFHDHSLVETVREGNLEAQTFFRLLALCHTVMPEEKKEGELFYQAQSPDEGALVTAARNFGFVFRSRTPETITLMEMGTKVTYELLAVLDFNNVRKRMSVIVKSPEGKMTLYCKGADTIIYERLHPSCTKLMEVTTGHLNEYAGDGLRTLVLAYKDLDRSYMEEWKQRHHEASTAMDGREERLDQLYEEIEKDLLLLGATAVEDKLQDGVPQTIEQLAKADIKIWVLTGDKQETAENIGYSCNMLREEMRDIFIVSANTEEGVKEELRNARRKMCPDAAEEPPMTTGRAGLFWLQRTQTVKDEEADGEYGLVINGHSLAFALGKNLQQELLRTACMCQTVICCRVTPLQKAQVVELVKKYKQAVTLAIGDGANDVSMIKAAHIGVGISGQEGMQAVLSSDFSFAQFRYLQRLLLVHGRWSYLRMCTFLRYFFYKNFTFTFVHFWYAFFCGFSAQTVYDEWFITMYNLIYTALPVLGMSLFDQDVNDRWSFQYPQLYTPGQRNMYFSKRAFVSCMVHSCYSSLVLLFVPWAAIQDTVRDDGKDIADYQSFALLAQTCLLVVVSVQLCLDTLYWTAVNQFFVWGSLAAYFAITFTMYSNGMFFIFTSSFPFIGTARNSLNQPNVWLTILLTSLLCILPVVAFRFILIQLRPTINEKVRNKVRTEVLPAPAPRRPPVRRISTRRSGYAFSHAQGYGDLVTSRRFLLKRPMKSRPVLFMQTDSPLAQNQPQHYRTIAEEPEEAQSP, encoded by the exons ATGGGATCTGCTGCTTCATACGTTGGCCGGCTGTGTGGAAGCGAGAAGAAGCAGG aggaggagagacgcctGCGAGCTAACGACAGACCCTCCAACCTGTCCTACCGCTATGCT AACAACGCCATCAGGACCTCCAAGTACAACATTTTCACCTTCCTGCCACTGAACCTCTTCGAGCAGTTCAGGAGGCTCGCCAACGcctacttcctgttcctgttcatCCTGCAG ctcaTCCCTCAaatctcctccctctcctggttCACCACGGCGGTTCCCCTCGTCCTGGTTCTGTCTATAACAGCGGTGAAAGACGCTAGTGACGACATT AACAGGCACAAAAGCGACAAGCAGGTGAATAACCGCAAGGTAGACGTCCTCATCGATGGAGA CCTGCGAAATGAAAAGTGGATGAATGTTCAAGTTGGAGACATAATCAAACTGGAGAATAATGAGTTtgttact GCAGACCTTCTGTTGCTGTCCAGCAGCGAGCCTCTCAACCTGGTCTATGTGGAAACGGCTGAATTAGACGG tGAAACCAACCTGAAGGTGAAGCAGGCGCTGACCGTGACTGGAGCGATGGGGGACGACGTCCGGGCCCTCGCCGCCTTCGCCG GTGAAGTGCGCTGTGAGCCTCCAAACAACCGCCTGGACAAGTTCAAGGGGACGCTGACGGTGGACGGACAGACCTTCGCCCTGGACAACGACAAGGTGCTGCTCAGAGGCTGCACCCTGAGGAACACGGAGTGGTGCTTCGGCCTGGTCGTCTTCGGGG GCCCTGACACCAAGCTGATGCAGAACAGTGGTAGGACGACGTTCAAACGGACGAGCATCGATCACCTGATGAATGTCCTGGTGCTGTGT ATCTTCGGCTTCCTGGCGGCCATGTGTGGCGTGCTGGCCGTCGGTAACGCCCTGTGGGAGGTGAGGGACGGCTCTGTGTTCACTGCCTTCCTGCCCCGGGAGTCGGGCGCCGGCGCCACCTTCTCGGCCTTCCTCACCTTCTGGTCCTACGTCATCGTCCTCAACACGGTGGTGCCCATTTCTCTCTACGTCAG CGTGGAGATCATCCGCCTGGGGAACAGCTTCTTCATAGACTGGGACAGGAAGATGTACTACCCCAGGAACGACACCCCCGCCCAGGCCAGGACCACCACGCTCAACGAGGAGCTGGGGCAGATCAAGTACATCTTCAGCGACAAGACGGGAACCCTGACGCAGAACATCATGACGTTCAACAAGTGCTCCATCAACGGGAAGCCTTACG GGGAACTGTTTGACTTTTCTGGACAACGAGTAGAAATAACGGAG aaaacagaaagagTGGACTTCTCCTGGAACCAGATGGCTGATCCCAAGTTCATCTTTCACGACCATAGTCTGGTGGAAACGGTGAGGGAGGGAAACCTGGAGGCTCAGACCTTCTTCCGTTTGCTGGCTCTGTGCCACACGGTGATGCCCGAGGAAAAGAAGGAGG GAGAGCTTTTCTATCAGGCTCAGTCCCCCGACGAAGGCGCTCTGGTGACGGCAGCCAGAAACTTTGGCTTCGTGTTCCGCTCGCGCACACCTGAGACCATCACGCTGATGGAGATGGGCACGAAGGTCACCTACGAACTCTTAGCTGTTCTTGACTTCAATAACGTGCGAAAGAGGATGTCAGTCATAG TGAAAAGCCCTGAGGGCAAAATGACTTTGTACTGCAAAGGAGCAGACACCATCATCTACGAAAGGCTGCACCCGTCCTGCACCAAACTGATGGAGGTCACCACCGGGCACCTCAAC GAGTACGCAGGCGACGGCCTTCGCACGCTGGTCCTGGCCTACAAGGACTTGGATAGGAGCTACATGGAGGAGTGGAAGCAGCGCCACCATGAGGCCAGCACCGCGatggacggacgggaggagcgGCTGGACCAACTGTACGAAGAGATAGAGAAGGATCTGCTG CTGCTGGGGGCGACAGCAGTGGAGGACAAGCTGCAGGACGGAGTGCCTCAGACCATTGAGCAACTGGCTAAAGCGGACATCAAAATCTGGGTGTTGACTGGAGACAAGCAGG AGACCGCGGAGAACATCGGCTATTCCtgcaacatgctgagagaggagatgagggaCATTTTCATTGTCTCCGCTAACACGGAGGAAGGAgtgaaggaggagctgcg gAACGCAAGAAGGAAAATGTGTCCGGATGCAGCGGAGGAGCCGCCCATGACCACAGGGCGCGCGGGCCTGTTCTGGCTTCAGAGGACGCAGACTGTGAAGGATGAGGAGGCGGACGGGGAATACGGTCTAGTTATAAACGGGCACAGCCTG GCCTTCGCGCTGGGgaagaacctgcagcaggagctgctgaggacGGCGTGCATGTGTCAGACGGTGATCTGCTGCAGGGTCACCCCTCTGCAGAAGGCTcaggtggtggagctggtgaAGAAGTACAAGCAGGCCGTCACTCTGGCCATCGGGGACGGAGCCAACGACGTCAGCATGATCAAAG ctgctcacatcGGCGTGGGCATCAGCGGGCAGGAGGGCATGCAGGCCGTCCTCTCCAGCGACTTCTCCTTCGCCCAGTTCCGGTacctgcagcgcctcctgctggtgcACGGCCGCTGGTCCTACCTGCGCATGTGCACGTTCCTGCGGTACTTCTTCTACAAGaacttcaccttcaccttcgtGCACTTCTGGTACGCCTTCTTCTGCGGCTTCTCTGCACAG ACGGTGTATGACGAGTGGTTCATTACCATGTACAACCTGATTTACACAGCACTTCCTGTTCTGGGCATGAGCCTCTTTGACCAG gacgtGAACGACCGTTGGAGCTTCCAGTACCCTCAGCTCTACACTCCAGGCCAGCGCAACATGTACTTCAGCAAGCGGGCGTTTGTGAGCTGCATGGTCCACAGCTGCTACAGCTCCCTGGTTCTGCTCTTCGTCCCGTGGGCCGCCATCCAGGACACGGTGCGGGACGACGGCAAAGACATCGCAGACTATCAGTCCTTCGCGCTGCTGGCGCAGACCTGTCTGCTGGTCGTCGTGAGCGTCCAG CTGTGTCTGGACACCCTTTACTGGACAGCGGTGAACCAGTTTTTTGTGTGGGGCAGCCTGGCCGCCTACTTCGCCATCACATTCACCATGTACAGCAATGGCATGTTCTtcatcttcacctcctccttccccttcaTCG GCACCGCGAGAAACTCTCTGAACCAGCCCAACGTGTGGCTGACCATCCTCCTGACCTCCCTGCTCTGTATTCTGCCTGTGGTGGCCTTCCGCTTCATACTTATTCAGCTTCGGCCCACCATCAATGAAAAG GTGAGAAACAAGGTCCGAACGGAGGTtctgccggcgccggcgccgcggcgcccgCCTGTCCGGCGCATCAGCACCCGTCGCTCGGGCTACGCCTTCTCCCACGCTCAGGGCTACGGTGACCTGGTGACCTCCAGGAGGTTCCTCCTGAAGCGGCCCATGAAGAGTCGCCCGGTGCTGTTCATGCAGACGGACTCCCCGCTGGCCCAGAATCAGCCCCAGCACTACCGCACCATCgcagaggagccagaggaggcgCAGAGCCCttag
- the stbd1 gene encoding zinc finger homeobox protein 3 isoform X1 — translation MPLKNSNAVAVERRADLASLFCMIGRHGPAVVLAAVALVSVLAAFVIYRTVRGKRRRPTAAAADGDGGRGATANRPEHEPNPEPNPEPNPEDAFGRTDSTDVSDEGSSDVKEAASLIHPNVRLRRAAADEKKPPPCSSAHGGRPVPVPAYGRPVPAYGHPVPAYGHPVPASSHQVLEEDQKHVKIPEKQVEPAVDSPVPFDQTSAINESIDETLKNRVTHRSEDEKQRLRLQNNQKQDEDEMAAVHEVKERESTQSDDSSRTGLSSDSQAKVSGLGSLTQPSSVVPLAEEPPQQQNGSRTNNHLAALVPCGCDEESDQNVTACKDQQRDRMGAHEAFETRVDSAADAGGAGGAGGAGGAGGAGGAGGAGGAGGAGAPVKSEGASLTASSTTQQPNAVSEATSPVGGVNPSICKIDPLSFEQSEQTETERDGAASPAVGPESGISSMAVSPDSPDAGAELETAVNAAACRARPEEWAEAQSGAEAQSGAEASFATDDRHGSVNEQKPLSVSTDWAEYGSAAANEDVFGHEVDDRYQSALDQYMAQITASVTSEPMKTTARENAGGVEVRAGCGESVRKKEMQVKEEDEECEKTEISIMEATMDHNEWITDSNYQVLPWMNVCASPLAQSDQNAGPVPLRAAEDEVQPKPALGAGEEKKVVAVQPMPQSVSVTFHTHYTAQNPHQTVAVTGNRPELGNWREFIPLERAGDGHWAAALSLPADSHAEWKFVLLEKGEVCRWEECGNRLLDTGCGEDVLLHRCWGVL, via the exons ATGCCGCTGAAGAACAGCAACGCCGTGGCCGTGGAGAGGCGCGCGGACCTGGCCTCGCTCTTCTGCATGATCGGGCGCCACGGTCCCGCCGTGGTTCTGGCCGCGGTGGCGCTGGTGTCGGTGCTGGCCGCCTTCGTCATCTACCGGACCGTGAGGGGGAAGCGGAGGAGGCCCACGGCCGCAGCCGCCGACGGCGACGGCGGGAGAGGCGCGACGGCGAACCGCCCGGAACACGAGCCGAACCCCGAGCCGAACCCCGAGCCGAACCCCGAGGACGCGTTCGGCCGCACGGACTCAACAG ATGTGAGTGATGAAGGCTCATCAGATGTGAAGGAGGCGGCTTCTCTCATTCATCCCAATGTCCGACTgcgccgcgctgctgctgatgaaaagAAGCCCCCGCCGTGTTCTTCTGCACACGGAGGCCGCCCGGTACCGGTACCAGCCTATGGCCGCCCGGTTCCGGCCTACGGCCACCCGGTACCAGCCTACGGCCACCCGGTACCAGCCAGCAGCCACCAG GTGTTGGAGGAGGATCAGAAACATGTTAAGATCCCGGAAAAGCAGGTGGAACCTGCAGTGGACAGTCCCGTGCCCTTTGACCAAACCTCTGCCATTAATGAAAGTATTGATGAGACCTTGAAAAACCGTGTGACGCATCGGAGCGAAGATGAGAAGCAACGTCTGCGTTTGCAAAATAATCAAAAACAGGATGAGGACGAAATGGCTGCCGTTCATGAGGTGAAGGAACGCGAGTCCACGCAGAGTGATGACAGCAGCCGGACGGGGCTCTCCTCTGATTCACAAGCTAAAGTCTCAGGCTTGGGTAGTTTAACTCAGCCCAGTTCAGTGGTTCCGTTGGCTGAAGAacctccacagcagcaaaacggcTCCAGGACCAATAACCATTTGGCGGCTCTGGTTCCGTGTGGATGCGACGAAGAGTCGGATCAGAATGTCACCGCGTGTAAAGACCAGCAGCGTGACCGCATGGGAGCCCACGAAGCCTTCGAGACACGGGTCGATTCTGCTGCTGACGCCGGTGGTGCCGGTGGTGCCGGTGGTGCCGGTGGTGCCGGTGGTGCCGGTGGTGCCGGTGGTGCCGGTGGTGCCGGTGGTGCCGGTGCCCCTGTCAAGTCAGAGGGAGCCTCTCTGACTGCGTCTTCCACCACACAGCAGCCAAATGCTGTCTCTGAAGCGACCTCTCCTGTCGGTGGCGTGAATCCTTCCATCTGTAAAATTGACCCGCTGTCCTTTGAGCAAAGCGAGCAGACGGAGACCGAGCGGGACGGCGCCGCCTCCCCCGCTGTTGGACCAGAGAGCGGCATTTCAAGCATGGCCGTCAGCCCCGATTCGCCGGATGCTGGTGCCGAGCTGGAAACCGCGGTTAATGCTGCGGCCTGTAGAGCACGGCCTGAAGAATGGGCCGAGGCCCAGAGCGGCGCCGAGGCCCAGAGCGGCGCCGAGGCGTCATTTGCCACTGATGACCGTCACGGGTCCGTTAACGAGCAGAAACCCCTCAGCGTGTCCACAGACTGGGCTGAATACGGGTCGGCCGCAGCCAATGAGGACGTCTTCGGCCACGAGGTTGACGACCGCTACCAGAGCGCGCTGGACCAGTACATGGCACAGATTACAGCCAGTGTCACCAGTGAACCCATGAAGACGACGGCCAGAGAAAATGCGGGAGGCGTGGAGGTCAGAGCAGGATGTGGAGAAAGTGTGAGGAAGAAGGAAATGcaagtgaaggaggaggatgaggagtgtGAAAAGACTGAAATCAGTATAATGGAGGCGACTATGGACCACAATGAGTGGATCACAGACAGTAACTACCAAGTTCTCCCCTGGATGAATGTTTGCGCTTCACCTTTGGCTCAAAGTGACCAAAACGCCGGGCCGGTTCCTCTCAGAGCCGCTGAGGATGAAGTCCAACCGAAGCCCGCGCTCGGCGCCGGTGAGGAGAAGAAGGTGGTGGCTGTGCAGCCGATGCCCCAGAGCGTCAGCGTCACCTTCCACACCCACTACACGGCTCAGAACCCGCACCAGACGGTGGCCGTGACCGGGAACCGGCCCGAGCTGGGCaactggagggagttcatcccGCTGGAGCGGGCCGGGGACGGGCACTGGGCGGCGGCGCTGAGCCTGCCCGCCGACAGCCACGCGGAGTGGAAGTTCGTGCTGCTGGAGAAGGGCGAGGTGTGTCGCTGGGAGGAGTGTGGAAACCGCCTGCTGGACACGGGCTGTGGAGAAGACGTGCTGCTGCACAGGTGCTGGGGAGTCCTATAG
- the stbd1 gene encoding uncharacterized protein stbd1 isoform X2, with amino-acid sequence MPLKNSNAVAVERRADLASLFCMIGRHGPAVVLAAVALVSVLAAFVIYRTVRGKRRRPTAAAADGDGGRGATANRPEHEPNPEPNPEPNPEDAFGRTDSTDVSDEGSSDVKEAASLIHPNVRLRRAAADEKKPPPCSSAHGGRPVPVPAYGRPVPAYGHPVPAYGHPVLEEDQKHVKIPEKQVEPAVDSPVPFDQTSAINESIDETLKNRVTHRSEDEKQRLRLQNNQKQDEDEMAAVHEVKERESTQSDDSSRTGLSSDSQAKVSGLGSLTQPSSVVPLAEEPPQQQNGSRTNNHLAALVPCGCDEESDQNVTACKDQQRDRMGAHEAFETRVDSAADAGGAGGAGGAGGAGGAGGAGGAGGAGGAGAPVKSEGASLTASSTTQQPNAVSEATSPVGGVNPSICKIDPLSFEQSEQTETERDGAASPAVGPESGISSMAVSPDSPDAGAELETAVNAAACRARPEEWAEAQSGAEAQSGAEASFATDDRHGSVNEQKPLSVSTDWAEYGSAAANEDVFGHEVDDRYQSALDQYMAQITASVTSEPMKTTARENAGGVEVRAGCGESVRKKEMQVKEEDEECEKTEISIMEATMDHNEWITDSNYQVLPWMNVCASPLAQSDQNAGPVPLRAAEDEVQPKPALGAGEEKKVVAVQPMPQSVSVTFHTHYTAQNPHQTVAVTGNRPELGNWREFIPLERAGDGHWAAALSLPADSHAEWKFVLLEKGEVCRWEECGNRLLDTGCGEDVLLHRCWGVL; translated from the exons ATGCCGCTGAAGAACAGCAACGCCGTGGCCGTGGAGAGGCGCGCGGACCTGGCCTCGCTCTTCTGCATGATCGGGCGCCACGGTCCCGCCGTGGTTCTGGCCGCGGTGGCGCTGGTGTCGGTGCTGGCCGCCTTCGTCATCTACCGGACCGTGAGGGGGAAGCGGAGGAGGCCCACGGCCGCAGCCGCCGACGGCGACGGCGGGAGAGGCGCGACGGCGAACCGCCCGGAACACGAGCCGAACCCCGAGCCGAACCCCGAGCCGAACCCCGAGGACGCGTTCGGCCGCACGGACTCAACAG ATGTGAGTGATGAAGGCTCATCAGATGTGAAGGAGGCGGCTTCTCTCATTCATCCCAATGTCCGACTgcgccgcgctgctgctgatgaaaagAAGCCCCCGCCGTGTTCTTCTGCACACGGAGGCCGCCCGGTACCGGTACCAGCCTATGGCCGCCCGGTTCCGGCCTACGGCCACCCGGTACCAGCCTACGGCCACCCG GTGTTGGAGGAGGATCAGAAACATGTTAAGATCCCGGAAAAGCAGGTGGAACCTGCAGTGGACAGTCCCGTGCCCTTTGACCAAACCTCTGCCATTAATGAAAGTATTGATGAGACCTTGAAAAACCGTGTGACGCATCGGAGCGAAGATGAGAAGCAACGTCTGCGTTTGCAAAATAATCAAAAACAGGATGAGGACGAAATGGCTGCCGTTCATGAGGTGAAGGAACGCGAGTCCACGCAGAGTGATGACAGCAGCCGGACGGGGCTCTCCTCTGATTCACAAGCTAAAGTCTCAGGCTTGGGTAGTTTAACTCAGCCCAGTTCAGTGGTTCCGTTGGCTGAAGAacctccacagcagcaaaacggcTCCAGGACCAATAACCATTTGGCGGCTCTGGTTCCGTGTGGATGCGACGAAGAGTCGGATCAGAATGTCACCGCGTGTAAAGACCAGCAGCGTGACCGCATGGGAGCCCACGAAGCCTTCGAGACACGGGTCGATTCTGCTGCTGACGCCGGTGGTGCCGGTGGTGCCGGTGGTGCCGGTGGTGCCGGTGGTGCCGGTGGTGCCGGTGGTGCCGGTGGTGCCGGTGGTGCCGGTGCCCCTGTCAAGTCAGAGGGAGCCTCTCTGACTGCGTCTTCCACCACACAGCAGCCAAATGCTGTCTCTGAAGCGACCTCTCCTGTCGGTGGCGTGAATCCTTCCATCTGTAAAATTGACCCGCTGTCCTTTGAGCAAAGCGAGCAGACGGAGACCGAGCGGGACGGCGCCGCCTCCCCCGCTGTTGGACCAGAGAGCGGCATTTCAAGCATGGCCGTCAGCCCCGATTCGCCGGATGCTGGTGCCGAGCTGGAAACCGCGGTTAATGCTGCGGCCTGTAGAGCACGGCCTGAAGAATGGGCCGAGGCCCAGAGCGGCGCCGAGGCCCAGAGCGGCGCCGAGGCGTCATTTGCCACTGATGACCGTCACGGGTCCGTTAACGAGCAGAAACCCCTCAGCGTGTCCACAGACTGGGCTGAATACGGGTCGGCCGCAGCCAATGAGGACGTCTTCGGCCACGAGGTTGACGACCGCTACCAGAGCGCGCTGGACCAGTACATGGCACAGATTACAGCCAGTGTCACCAGTGAACCCATGAAGACGACGGCCAGAGAAAATGCGGGAGGCGTGGAGGTCAGAGCAGGATGTGGAGAAAGTGTGAGGAAGAAGGAAATGcaagtgaaggaggaggatgaggagtgtGAAAAGACTGAAATCAGTATAATGGAGGCGACTATGGACCACAATGAGTGGATCACAGACAGTAACTACCAAGTTCTCCCCTGGATGAATGTTTGCGCTTCACCTTTGGCTCAAAGTGACCAAAACGCCGGGCCGGTTCCTCTCAGAGCCGCTGAGGATGAAGTCCAACCGAAGCCCGCGCTCGGCGCCGGTGAGGAGAAGAAGGTGGTGGCTGTGCAGCCGATGCCCCAGAGCGTCAGCGTCACCTTCCACACCCACTACACGGCTCAGAACCCGCACCAGACGGTGGCCGTGACCGGGAACCGGCCCGAGCTGGGCaactggagggagttcatcccGCTGGAGCGGGCCGGGGACGGGCACTGGGCGGCGGCGCTGAGCCTGCCCGCCGACAGCCACGCGGAGTGGAAGTTCGTGCTGCTGGAGAAGGGCGAGGTGTGTCGCTGGGAGGAGTGTGGAAACCGCCTGCTGGACACGGGCTGTGGAGAAGACGTGCTGCTGCACAGGTGCTGGGGAGTCCTATAG